The DNA window GGTGGAGAGCGCGTGTGCCTCCAGCCTGGCGGCGCTGGACATCTCCATGAACCAGCTTCGCACCCGGCAGTGTGACCTGGTGCTCGTGGGGGGCATGTACGCGTCGCTGGGCGTGGACGCCTTGAGCCAGTGCTGCTCCTTCGGAGGGTTGTCGCAGAAGGGGTCCTTCCCGTTCGATGCGCGTGCCGATGGCTACATCTCGAGCGAGGGCGCGTCGCTCATCGCCGTGAAGCGCCTATCCGACGCGGAGGCCGCGGGTGACCGCATCTACGCGGTGGTGCGCTCGGTGGCGGGAGCCACGGACCCGAAGAGCGCCTCCATCTGGGCCCCGTCCTCGGAGGGCCAGGTCCAGGCCGTGCGCAGGGCCGTGGAGAAGGCGGGCGTGAAGCCCTCGGAGGTCCAGTACGTGGAGGGCCACGGAACGGGCACTCCCGTGGGGGACCCCATCGAGGTGCAGACCTATCAAGCCGTCTACGGACGGGCGCCGTCCGACGGGAAGCTGCTGCTGGGCTCGGTGAAGTCGAACGTCGGCCACTTGAACTCCGGGGCCGGGGCCGTGGCGCTGACCAAGGTCGCGCTGGCGCTGCACCACAAGCAGGTCCCCCCGAACATCGGCTTCGAGAGCCCCAGCCCGCGCATCCCCTGGGAGCAGGTGTCCTTCCAGGTGCCGACGGAGGCGCTGCCCTGGGAAGTGAATGGCCCGGGTCTCCGGCGCGCTGGTGTGACGTCCTTCGGCCTGGGGGGGACGAGCTTCCACGCCGTCGTCGAGGAGTATCCGTCGAGGCCCGGGCAGCGCGCGTCGCGAGGAAGCTCCTCCGAGGCCGGGCGCTCTCCGTACCTGGCGCTCACCGGCACGAGCCGCGAGCACATCCTCCAGCAGGTGGAGCAGCGGCTCCAGTCGCTCGAGAAGGAGCCGGGCCTGGACCTGCGAGGAACCTGGGGCGAGTCCGCGCTGCCATGCCGGCTGGCGATGACCTTGCCTCGGGGACAGGCCGCGCGGAAGGCGCTGGAGCGTGCGCGCACGCTGCTGGCGGGGACGGGCTCACCGAGCCTGCCGGAGCAGGGCATCTTCTTCTACGACAGCCGCGACGAGCGGCAGTTGCACACGGGGAAGGTGGCGGCGGTCTTCCCGGGGCAGGGCCCCCAGTACGCGAACATGTTGCGGGAGCTGGCGGCGGAGTATCCGGTGGTCGCGAGCACCATCGCGGAGGCCGACGAGGTCTTCTCCGCGATGACGGGACAGCCGCTCTCCCGGACGTTCTGGGTGGCGCCGGGGACGGAGGACACCTACCGGCAGGATGACGACACGGTCCACGCGGCGGTCTTCGTCGCGAACGTGGCGCTCTACCGGCTCATCCGGGAGCAAGGCCTCCGGGTCGATGTGTTGCTGGGGCAGAGCGCGGGGGAGTACGCGGCGCTCGTCGCCAGTGGCGTGCTCTCGTTCGAGCATGCGCTGCGAGCCATCTATCGGCGCACGCTCGCGGTGACGCGGCTGCCTCCTTCCGCGTCGTCCGGTCAGATGCTGAGCGTCAGTGGCGACTTCGACAAGCTCCGTGAGTTCCTGCCCCAGGCCGGTGGGTACGTGACGGTGGCCGCGGAGAACGCGCCGGGACAAGGCATCGTCGCGGGAGAGGGACGCGCGGTCGAGACCGTCGCCCGCTGGTGCCGGGAGAACGCCTTCGAGGTCCGAGTGCTTCCCGTGTCGCACGCCTACCACTCGCAGCTCATCGCGGGCGCCGTCCCGGTGCTGCGCGCGGAGCTGGAGACGCTTCCCTGGAGTGCTCCCAAGCTCCCCGTGCTCTCCAGCGTGCACGGGCGCTACTACGCGACGTCCTCGGATGCGCGGTTCATGGCCCGACACCTCGCTTTGCAATACGTGCTGCCTGTTCGGTTCGGACAGCACGTGCGTCAGCTCCATGACGAAGGCACGCGGCTCTTCATCGAAGCCGGCCCCAAGTGGTCGCTGACCGCGTTCATCCAATCGACGCTGAAGGGGCTGCCGTACCAGGCCCAAGCCAGCAACCACCCCAAGCTTGGAGAGGTCGAGCAGTTCCATCGCCTTCTCGCCTTTGGTTACGCCCACCGTTTGCTCGGTCATCAGGAATCTCGATGAACATCCCCACTCAAGCCGCAGTT is part of the Myxococcus landrumus genome and encodes:
- a CDS encoding type I polyketide synthase → MEELRFRPIAIVGLGAVFPKATDPQAFWERLQTGPTAIRELDERELRREGYYDADRAAADRTYCKHAAPLDELKLDYRKYRIPPKVAQDMHRTQLAFLEATAQALTDSRNVMERVAPERIGFTLGSLGGGLRPDTRVRTRLLDMDASLSRALRDASLDPAVAEDLRGATVRQVEQEMAGITEDEAIASFSSVWVGRAAKLFNIRGPHATVDAGYASTLAALQTASAQLNAGDCDVALAAGCSQLLTPHDLVAFSKLGGLSVSTLAPFDRRASGTLLGEGVGVFVLRRLEDALAGGERIYAVLRGIGAASDGRGKSLMAPNSRGQVLAMRRAYAQAGYGPSSVQYVECHATGTILGDVTEFQSLKEVFGGSLAAGSVRLGGVKELTGHLQAAAGAAGLMKATLALHHKVLLPQHSFQESAEGIDLEQSPFYISNQGAPWPQVAHGPRRASVSAFSFGGINYHVTLEEFSQAYHSELARTLPALQVAEPIAIVGLGGIFPQAGNARELWENLLNKRCAIGEIPTERAPIDRYLDPTRQSKVRPYTNLAGYIVDGAWPQDQVRVPPKMASQIDRGHSWTMKAALQALSDVGTSQRSVDPARVGVVMGYLPPLEREFQTQARVYYAEFDARLAEQLRRQGVDAATAARVRETCERLYKSELPPITEDTLLGYLGSLSVGRVAHHLDLQGPMLMVESACASSLAALDISMNQLRTRQCDLVLVGGMYASLGVDALSQCCSFGGLSQKGSFPFDARADGYISSEGASLIAVKRLSDAEAAGDRIYAVVRSVAGATDPKSASIWAPSSEGQVQAVRRAVEKAGVKPSEVQYVEGHGTGTPVGDPIEVQTYQAVYGRAPSDGKLLLGSVKSNVGHLNSGAGAVALTKVALALHHKQVPPNIGFESPSPRIPWEQVSFQVPTEALPWEVNGPGLRRAGVTSFGLGGTSFHAVVEEYPSRPGQRASRGSSSEAGRSPYLALTGTSREHILQQVEQRLQSLEKEPGLDLRGTWGESALPCRLAMTLPRGQAARKALERARTLLAGTGSPSLPEQGIFFYDSRDERQLHTGKVAAVFPGQGPQYANMLRELAAEYPVVASTIAEADEVFSAMTGQPLSRTFWVAPGTEDTYRQDDDTVHAAVFVANVALYRLIREQGLRVDVLLGQSAGEYAALVASGVLSFEHALRAIYRRTLAVTRLPPSASSGQMLSVSGDFDKLREFLPQAGGYVTVAAENAPGQGIVAGEGRAVETVARWCRENAFEVRVLPVSHAYHSQLIAGAVPVLRAELETLPWSAPKLPVLSSVHGRYYATSSDARFMARHLALQYVLPVRFGQHVRQLHDEGTRLFIEAGPKWSLTAFIQSTLKGLPYQAQASNHPKLGEVEQFHRLLAFGYAHRLLGHQESR